One segment of Bacteroides sp. DNA contains the following:
- a CDS encoding FAD-dependent oxidoreductase, which yields MQSKDKYDIVVAGAGIAGIAASVKAASMGASVLLIEHYPFLGGMSSAGMVSPFMKSKAGNIDLVKGIFWELEAGMSNLGGMIDNGFYAWAFRATAFDLLRKVRVDIAFSSDVVKVNVEGKTIESITIANRFGLSTVFAKQFIDTTGDAQLIVLGGFPWLKGDEKTGKLQAMTLFFRMGGIDVRRTAEYCKNNPNDFLPWMDFEFNFEQIISIAGFKGLIKEAQANHEMPKEIEYIFFTTMASTGEASFNTTNILNIDASSSEQLTFAERTGHKQVAMVVDFLQRKIPGFENAFLIDTAPQVGVRETRRALADYMVTGEDILSGARFEDSIARGCYGIDIHGQSGETSRMDELGEGQWYEIPLRSLMVKDVENLMAAGRCIGATREGHAALRIMPTSAATGEACGAVAALSIKKCSSIREVQYQEIRKSLIHNIEN from the coding sequence ATGCAATCAAAAGATAAATATGACATCGTTGTTGCTGGAGCCGGAATTGCAGGTATTGCAGCATCTGTAAAGGCAGCCTCAATGGGGGCATCTGTCCTGCTCATTGAACATTATCCATTCCTTGGTGGAATGTCCTCTGCAGGAATGGTATCTCCTTTTATGAAGTCAAAAGCAGGGAACATTGATTTGGTAAAGGGGATTTTTTGGGAGCTGGAAGCCGGAATGAGTAATTTGGGTGGCATGATCGATAATGGTTTTTATGCCTGGGCATTCAGGGCTACTGCGTTTGATCTGCTTCGAAAAGTCCGTGTTGACATTGCTTTTAGCAGCGATGTGGTCAAGGTTAATGTTGAAGGCAAAACCATTGAAAGTATAACCATTGCAAACAGATTTGGGTTAAGTACTGTTTTTGCCAAACAATTCATTGACACAACAGGTGATGCACAACTGATTGTTCTTGGTGGATTTCCCTGGCTTAAGGGAGATGAGAAAACCGGGAAGTTACAGGCCATGACTTTGTTTTTCCGCATGGGTGGAATTGATGTTAGGCGCACAGCGGAATACTGTAAGAATAACCCCAATGATTTTTTGCCATGGATGGATTTCGAATTCAATTTTGAACAAATCATTTCAATTGCAGGGTTTAAAGGTTTAATAAAAGAAGCTCAGGCTAATCATGAGATGCCAAAGGAAATTGAATACATTTTTTTTACTACCATGGCTTCCACTGGTGAAGCTTCATTTAATACAACTAATATTCTGAACATAGATGCCTCAAGTTCAGAGCAACTGACATTTGCGGAAAGAACAGGGCACAAGCAGGTTGCAATGGTGGTTGATTTTCTTCAGAGAAAAATTCCTGGATTTGAGAATGCTTTTTTAATTGATACAGCGCCTCAGGTAGGTGTCCGTGAAACAAGAAGGGCATTGGCGGACTATATGGTGACTGGAGAGGATATCCTTTCCGGGGCCAGATTTGAGGATTCAATTGCCCGTGGTTGTTATGGGATAGATATTCACGGACAATCGGGTGAAACAAGCCGCATGGATGAACTGGGAGAAGGCCAGTGGTATGAAATCCCGCTTAGGTCACTAATGGTTAAGGATGTTGAGAACCTGATGGCCGCTGGCCGTTGTATCGGTGCCACGCGCGAAGGACATGCTGCATTACGCATTATGCCTACTTCTGCAGCTACCGGAGAAGCATGTGGGGCTGTGGCAGCCCTTTCCATAAAAAAGTGTAGTTCCATCCGTGAAGTCCAATACCAGGAGATCCGAAAAAGCTTAATCCATAACATCGAAAATTAA
- a CDS encoding phosphoglucomutase, with translation MAHKIVFGTDGWRGLLDEELNLENIRRVAQAFSLYLLRKTNKPKVAVGFDGRRNSDLFALEFSKVLIANGIVAILSNRIIPTPVLSFYTHQNDCNAGVMITASHNPPEYNGLKFKTSAGAPFSLEETALVEGLIDSEQPSVKDCHPLEIDFSELYINHIEKNIDLKRIASSGLSLLTDSMGGAGMRLIKDICLKNGVNCKSIFCKPATDFYKRIPEPIEKNLQPLSDELKKGNFSIGFATDGDADRLGIMDENGNWVNIQEVILFFSEYMVEKFGQLGGLVKTSSVTEKVSSLQADDLPVKVHDVQVGFKYVSEAMVKNGAVFGAEESGGFGFFNHLPDRDGIFSAFMFLQMLTDSGENKLSDFLKRKRKEFGEVCYSRIDVKTTNTERHLILPFIERMPPLKVFRFRVLEIKTFKNSRGITNGLKFRLEGNPRWLLIRISETEPMARVYAEGESMEEVNSLLFAGKQLFI, from the coding sequence ATGGCACATAAAATTGTCTTTGGAACGGATGGCTGGCGTGGACTGCTTGACGAGGAACTAAATCTGGAGAACATCCGGAGAGTGGCCCAGGCATTTTCCTTATATCTGCTTCGAAAAACAAACAAACCCAAGGTTGCCGTTGGTTTTGACGGGAGGCGTAATTCTGATTTGTTTGCACTGGAATTCTCCAAAGTGTTAATTGCTAATGGAATTGTTGCAATTCTTTCAAATAGAATAATCCCTACGCCAGTCCTTTCCTTTTATACCCACCAAAATGATTGTAACGCAGGAGTTATGATCACAGCCTCACACAATCCGCCAGAGTATAATGGACTCAAATTTAAAACTTCTGCTGGTGCTCCGTTTAGTTTGGAAGAAACCGCTCTCGTGGAAGGTTTAATCGATTCTGAGCAACCTTCCGTAAAGGATTGTCATCCTTTAGAGATTGATTTCTCTGAACTCTATATTAATCACATTGAAAAGAACATTGATTTAAAACGCATCGCATCATCGGGTTTGTCCTTGCTAACTGATTCGATGGGCGGGGCTGGCATGCGCCTGATTAAAGATATTTGCCTAAAGAACGGTGTGAATTGTAAGTCCATCTTTTGTAAACCCGCTACCGACTTTTACAAACGCATTCCTGAACCAATTGAAAAGAATCTTCAACCTCTTTCTGATGAACTTAAAAAAGGAAATTTCTCCATTGGTTTTGCCACAGATGGTGATGCAGACCGGCTTGGAATTATGGATGAAAACGGGAATTGGGTCAATATTCAGGAGGTGATCTTGTTTTTTTCTGAATACATGGTGGAAAAATTTGGACAATTGGGAGGCCTTGTAAAAACTTCTTCCGTGACGGAAAAAGTGTCATCGCTTCAAGCAGATGACTTGCCAGTGAAAGTGCATGATGTCCAGGTTGGTTTCAAATACGTTTCTGAAGCCATGGTAAAAAATGGCGCCGTTTTCGGAGCAGAAGAATCAGGAGGGTTTGGATTCTTTAATCATCTTCCTGATCGTGATGGTATTTTCTCTGCATTTATGTTCCTTCAAATGCTTACCGATTCTGGTGAAAACAAGCTTTCAGATTTTTTGAAAAGGAAACGTAAGGAATTTGGTGAGGTTTGTTATTCCCGGATCGATGTGAAAACAACCAATACTGAAAGGCATTTAATCTTGCCATTTATTGAAAGAATGCCTCCATTAAAAGTTTTTAGATTCCGGGTTTTGGAAATAAAAACCTTTAAAAACAGCCGGGGCATTACCAATGGCCTTAAATTTAGACTTGAAGGCAACCCCAGGTGGTTGTTGATCAGGATTTCAGAAACTGAGCCAATGGCAAGGGTTTATGCAGAGGGTGAAAGTATGGAGGAGGTAAACAGTTTGCTTTTTGCTGGCAAGCAACTTTTTATATAA